The Acetivibrio saccincola genome window below encodes:
- a CDS encoding ISLre2 family transposase produces MSEPNAKKLEELETGLETITFDFILNMMKIYVENLDKEIKADKKWRRKNGIVVERNSDKREIFTKFGVLTYHRTYFYDKKNDTYIYLVDTVLGIDPYDRISTAVAADMVEYSGDNSYAKSSQYTTGGLISRQTVMNKTRKLKEEKLKMEAEGPKRKMQVIHIDADEDHVALQNGKNAIVPLITIYEGTKRIGKRGKCINPYHIHGYGQNPEETWLKVANYIYDRYDIDYLKRIYIHGDGALWIKTGQEWLPKSKMVLDKYHLNKAILKATAGQEQYRKSIYRSIYEGNWIEFCKLVTELKHGVQSPKKRERIHEFRTYIKNNWEAITIYKEEGVSGSCTEGHISHILSSRFSSRPMGWSKKGLKTIADIRIYCQNGGKITPNHFTKVNLQYKIKKETIKKGKEVFSKTTHEKLNNIPAFNMGKKTPISTILKGIQRSGYVI; encoded by the coding sequence ATGAGCGAACCTAATGCTAAGAAACTAGAAGAACTGGAAACTGGACTAGAGACCATCACCTTTGACTTCATACTAAATATGATGAAAATCTACGTGGAAAACCTTGATAAGGAGATAAAAGCCGATAAGAAATGGCGAAGAAAAAACGGCATTGTAGTAGAGCGAAATAGTGATAAACGAGAAATCTTTACAAAGTTCGGAGTGCTCACATACCACAGGACCTACTTTTACGATAAGAAAAATGATACATATATATACCTAGTCGATACAGTCTTAGGAATAGACCCCTATGATAGAATATCAACAGCGGTAGCAGCTGACATGGTAGAATACTCCGGCGATAACTCCTACGCTAAAAGCAGTCAATATACAACCGGTGGCCTGATAAGTCGGCAAACAGTAATGAACAAAACGAGAAAACTAAAGGAAGAAAAACTAAAGATGGAAGCTGAAGGGCCAAAGCGCAAAATGCAGGTTATACACATAGATGCCGATGAAGACCATGTTGCTCTGCAGAATGGCAAAAACGCCATAGTTCCACTGATTACCATATACGAAGGCACAAAAAGAATAGGAAAACGGGGAAAATGTATAAATCCCTACCACATACATGGATACGGTCAAAATCCTGAAGAAACATGGTTAAAAGTTGCCAACTACATTTATGACAGATATGACATAGACTATTTAAAGCGCATCTATATTCACGGAGATGGTGCCCTTTGGATAAAAACCGGCCAAGAATGGTTACCCAAATCCAAAATGGTCCTAGACAAATATCACCTAAACAAAGCCATCCTCAAAGCTACAGCAGGTCAAGAGCAATACAGAAAATCAATATACAGAAGTATTTACGAAGGCAATTGGATTGAATTTTGTAAACTAGTAACAGAGCTTAAGCATGGTGTTCAAAGCCCTAAAAAGCGAGAGAGAATACATGAATTTAGAACCTACATAAAAAACAACTGGGAAGCCATCACTATATACAAAGAAGAAGGAGTAAGTGGCAGCTGCACAGAGGGTCATATTAGCCATATATTATCCAGCCGTTTTAGTTCTCGACCTATGGGCTGGAGCAAGAAAGGTCTAAAAACCATAGCAGATATAAGAATCTATTGCCAAAACGGTGGGAAGATAACTCCAAATCATTTTACAAAAGTAAATTTACAATACAAGATAAAAAAAGAAACCATAAAAAAGGGCAAAGAAGTATTTAGTAAAACTACACATGAGAAATTAAACAACATACCCGCTTTTAACATGGGTAAAAAAACTCCAATATCAACAATTTTAAAGGGCATACAACGCAGCGGGTATGTGATATAG
- a CDS encoding ISLre2 family transposase, which yields MYNSIQHFNEFGAKRIEKKIKNFIEEGKDLADLILGLKEDLFKLGRDILKEVLEDMDEYLRNCEIRKQYWEIIRKDKTSILTTFGTLSYNRTYFKHKENGNRQHLVDRIVGVEPHDRVSADVVINAIEEAADSSYRKAGEKATYIDEISKQAVMNKIHNIEIVEPEIKVDKKRKVKILYVEADEDHVALQQKSILRQNEKGKRNTIMPKLVYVHEGIDFEKSNKKRKVLKNVRYFGGVYNNSENLWLEVSEYIYKQYDVDFLETVYILGDGASWIRQGVNWLSKSKFVLDRYHLQKYVRVATTHLNDEAISQDLQDALNLSDKKKLTKVFKKIIEKTGDNESKIKAIKNAKRYILNNWDGIEIRSNRGIVGCSAEGHVSHVFSSRLSSRPKGWSRKGVEKMSKLIIYKKNGGKVYDIVMAQKQKKLAASRQEIQEKLIKELKKSSNRYESVWNSNLTVIHKGCKTGLYKELRRIIGICG from the coding sequence ATGTATAATAGTATACAACATTTTAATGAATTTGGGGCAAAAAGAATTGAAAAAAAGATAAAAAATTTTATTGAAGAAGGAAAAGACTTAGCTGATCTTATTCTTGGTCTGAAAGAAGATTTATTTAAACTTGGACGCGATATACTTAAAGAAGTGCTTGAAGATATGGATGAATATTTACGTAACTGTGAAATAAGGAAACAGTATTGGGAAATTATAAGAAAAGATAAAACATCTATTTTAACGACATTTGGAACACTAAGTTATAACAGGACATATTTTAAGCATAAGGAAAATGGTAATAGACAACACCTGGTCGACAGGATTGTAGGTGTAGAACCACATGACAGAGTAAGTGCCGATGTTGTAATTAATGCAATAGAAGAAGCAGCTGACAGCAGCTACAGAAAGGCAGGAGAAAAGGCGACATATATTGATGAAATCAGCAAACAAGCTGTGATGAATAAAATACATAATATTGAAATAGTTGAGCCTGAAATAAAAGTAGATAAAAAGAGAAAAGTAAAAATATTGTATGTTGAGGCAGACGAGGATCATGTAGCATTACAACAAAAAAGTATATTGAGACAGAATGAGAAGGGCAAGAGAAATACAATTATGCCAAAACTTGTATATGTGCATGAGGGAATTGACTTTGAAAAAAGTAATAAGAAGAGAAAAGTATTAAAGAATGTTCGATATTTTGGGGGTGTGTATAATAATTCAGAAAATTTGTGGCTTGAAGTATCGGAATACATATATAAACAATATGACGTTGATTTTTTAGAGACGGTGTATATATTAGGAGATGGGGCGTCATGGATAAGGCAAGGAGTTAACTGGCTTTCAAAAAGTAAATTTGTACTTGATAGATACCATCTTCAAAAATACGTAAGAGTTGCAACCACACATTTAAATGATGAAGCAATAAGCCAAGATTTACAGGACGCATTGAATTTATCTGATAAAAAAAAGCTAACAAAGGTTTTTAAAAAGATAATCGAAAAGACAGGCGATAATGAAAGTAAAATAAAGGCTATAAAAAATGCAAAGCGATATATTTTAAATAATTGGGATGGTATAGAAATAAGGTCAAACAGAGGAATAGTGGGTTGTAGTGCTGAAGGTCATGTGAGTCATGTATTTTCATCCCGTTTAAGTTCAAGACCTAAAGGCTGGTCGAGAAAAGGTGTAGAAAAGATGTCAAAGCTGATAATATACAAGAAGAATGGCGGTAAGGTATATGACATAGTTATGGCACAAAAACAAAAAAAGTTAGCAGCTAGTAGGCAAGAAATTCAGGAAAAATTAATTAAGGAATTAAAGAAGTCATCAAACAGGTATGAGAGTGTATGGAATAGTAATTTAACTGTTATTCATAAGGGGTGTAAAACTGGTTTATATAAAGAATTAAGGCGTATTATAGGTATATGCGGATAG
- a CDS encoding DUF503 domain-containing protein: MVIGVCRVVLYINEVFSLKEKRHIVKSIVQRLRSRFNASVAEVDLNDKWKNAVIGISCISNEAAHVDSMMANMVNFIENDGRVVLTDYSTESIYVD, encoded by the coding sequence ATGGTTATTGGTGTTTGCCGTGTGGTTTTATATATCAATGAGGTGTTTTCGTTGAAAGAAAAAAGGCATATTGTAAAAAGCATTGTACAAAGACTCAGATCCAGGTTTAATGCGTCTGTTGCAGAAGTTGATCTGAATGATAAATGGAAGAATGCGGTTATTGGCATATCCTGTATTTCAAATGAAGCGGCACATGTGGACAGTATGATGGCGAATATGGTAAATTTCATTGAAAATGACGGCAGGGTTGTGCTTACTGATTACAGCACTGAAAGCATATATGTGGATTAA
- a CDS encoding ISAs1 family transposase, which translates to MGKKLYKGSFFKHFIIIYDPRQEGKVRHKLIDILFIAVAASICYCNEWLDMEDWATQNEEWLRQYLELPNGIPSWYTIKRVFDVIDPKQFEKCFAGWVRQITKMKEGTVVAIDGKTMRGTDDEKSGKRAVHIVSAWCSENNLVMGQVKTKDKSNEITAIPELLDLLLIKGAIVTIDAMGCQKDIATKIAKTKKADYVLSLKENHPLLHEEVEAYFKDAEQNDFQGIGHYRTLDKGHGRIEDRKYYYSTDIKWMDARKDWTKLTGIGMVIRRCEKKGKVTEERAYHLSSVATVEEYASGVRKHWGVESMHWSLDVTFREDANRTRTGQAPQNLALLKRMSMNMVKKDQERYPKRSLRSRRFLASLKYVTISFVLSIVRFLLRLLNFEL; encoded by the coding sequence ATGGGTAAGAAATTATACAAAGGGAGCTTTTTCAAACATTTTATAATAATATATGATCCACGGCAGGAAGGGAAAGTCCGGCATAAATTGATAGATATACTGTTCATCGCTGTAGCTGCTAGCATATGCTACTGCAACGAGTGGCTGGACATGGAAGACTGGGCTACACAAAACGAAGAATGGCTACGTCAGTACTTAGAACTTCCCAACGGAATTCCTTCATGGTATACGATAAAACGAGTTTTTGATGTAATAGACCCTAAGCAGTTTGAAAAGTGCTTTGCGGGTTGGGTAAGGCAAATCACCAAAATGAAAGAAGGTACTGTTGTAGCCATAGATGGTAAGACAATGCGGGGCACTGATGATGAGAAATCGGGTAAAAGAGCTGTTCATATTGTTAGTGCGTGGTGCAGTGAGAACAATCTTGTTATGGGACAGGTAAAAACGAAAGACAAGAGTAATGAAATTACTGCGATTCCTGAACTTTTGGATTTACTGCTTATAAAAGGTGCAATTGTGACTATAGATGCTATGGGTTGTCAAAAAGACATAGCAACAAAAATAGCGAAGACCAAAAAAGCTGACTATGTTTTATCGCTCAAAGAAAACCATCCCCTATTGCATGAGGAAGTTGAAGCATACTTTAAAGACGCAGAACAAAATGATTTTCAAGGCATAGGGCATTACCGCACATTAGATAAAGGACATGGACGAATAGAAGATAGGAAGTACTATTATTCTACGGACATTAAATGGATGGATGCACGTAAAGATTGGACAAAGCTTACTGGAATAGGAATGGTCATTCGCAGGTGTGAAAAAAAGGGTAAAGTGACAGAAGAGCGTGCATACCATTTGAGCAGTGTCGCAACAGTTGAAGAATATGCAAGCGGAGTACGAAAGCACTGGGGTGTAGAGAGCATGCATTGGAGCCTGGATGTTACATTTAGAGAAGATGCCAACAGGACCAGAACTGGGCAAGCTCCACAAAACTTAGCGTTACTGAAGAGAATGTCGATGAATATGGTGAAAAAAGATCAAGAAAGATACCCTAAAAGAAGTTTGAGGTCCAGACGTTTTCTTGCCTCTTTAAAATATGTAACAATATCATTCGTTCTCAGTATTGTCAGATTTCTTCTCCGGCTTCTTAATTTTGAGCTTTAA
- a CDS encoding DUF4349 domain-containing protein yields MFYICFNTNIVLCKSFYHKVVIKKIVELGKLIKPVQANQTLGSSLPHKNVQVEPSILSKDTQITGINKMSSTEKKASVLCSFCRVGKSPLYHWSNKGKPKICHINGSFVSNANISVEVDNFDAAYGKIEYIISNVGYVQESKINKTKHYVDNKEVLVTSGVIIIRVDSDKFSSVLKDIKGLGLLTDENIKTDDVTEKFFDIDSRLRLIRYEESRLEEYLKKIQDPDTIFKTEKRLTEIRHEIEQLTGTLNKLSNLVKLSTITINMNEKAPDSKIEPVEPTYVSKLKDNFLDSLSGVIEFLGNLLIIVVAALPVLVLLGLMLLIVYFVSKKFLKLKIKKPEKKSDNTENE; encoded by the coding sequence ATGTTCTATATATGTTTTAACACAAATATTGTATTATGTAAATCTTTTTATCATAAAGTAGTAATAAAGAAGATTGTAGAGTTGGGTAAGCTTATAAAGCCTGTTCAGGCAAATCAGACTTTAGGTAGCAGTCTACCGCATAAAAATGTACAAGTTGAACCTTCTATATTGTCAAAAGATACACAAATAACCGGTATAAATAAGATGAGTTCGACGGAAAAGAAGGCTTCAGTTTTATGCAGTTTTTGTAGGGTCGGTAAAAGTCCCCTGTATCACTGGAGCAATAAGGGAAAACCTAAAATATGCCATATCAATGGCAGCTTTGTCAGTAATGCAAATATAAGCGTAGAAGTTGATAACTTTGATGCAGCCTACGGCAAAATCGAGTATATAATTTCCAATGTAGGATATGTCCAGGAATCAAAAATAAATAAGACAAAACACTATGTAGATAATAAAGAAGTTCTCGTTACAAGCGGAGTAATAATTATAAGAGTTGATTCAGATAAATTCAGCAGCGTACTAAAAGATATAAAAGGTCTGGGCTTATTGACTGATGAAAACATAAAAACTGACGATGTTACTGAAAAATTCTTTGATATTGATTCTAGATTAAGACTTATCAGATATGAAGAAAGCAGACTTGAAGAATATTTGAAAAAAATTCAAGACCCCGATACCATATTTAAAACCGAAAAAAGACTAACTGAAATAAGACACGAAATTGAACAACTTACTGGCACTCTAAACAAACTTTCTAACTTAGTTAAACTCTCAACCATCACAATAAACATGAATGAAAAAGCTCCCGATTCTAAAATAGAACCTGTTGAACCTACATATGTCAGCAAACTAAAAGACAACTTTTTAGATAGCCTCAGCGGAGTAATAGAATTTTTAGGAAACCTTCTTATAATCGTAGTTGCTGCATTACCGGTATTGGTACTCTTAGGACTAATGCTTCTAATAGTATACTTTGTAAGCAAAAAGTTCTTAAAGCTCAAAATTAAGAAGCCGGAGAAGAAATCTGACAATACTGAGAACGAATGA
- a CDS encoding IS91 family transposase: MLYESSNNQGIYSPREPRKNYYYRCVEENFEVLERVWDDRYQNTYGYWRPHILDVIYDYLDCGNLHLGFARVKCEDCNKEYLLPFSCKRRAFCPSCHQRRVVEFGEFLYTEVLKEVSHRQWVFSIPKRLRCYFMYDRKLLAKLSRCAWKVLCDYLKSSSGDKDSVPGVVIAVQTFGDFLNFNPHLHVIATDGCFKGDGDFIKSVLPQGKDIEKVFQSEVLKMLKKEGKINQFIIDNMLSWENTGFNVYCGEAIYAEEQESIEKLAQYVVRAPISQERMFYIPPEESSNEVGKIIYKGKNSREIQAFDALDWLARLVTHIPNKGEQFVRYYGYYSNKSRGQRKKAETDDKVPAIVSSDLSKKAFRKNWARLIQKVYNVDSLKCKYCNGKMRIISFVEDEETIEKILKHLKLWGIQNHDPPNHFKIPQQFEHFILANSLLIGNNEKSNENMGKNKDGNYEEHNSNNVFPDYETCDELPKYEDWF; the protein is encoded by the coding sequence ATGCTTTATGAAAGTTCGAATAATCAGGGGATATATTCTCCAAGAGAGCCACGGAAAAATTATTATTATAGGTGCGTAGAAGAGAATTTTGAAGTTTTGGAGAGAGTGTGGGATGATAGGTACCAAAATACATACGGTTATTGGAGACCCCATATTCTAGATGTTATATATGATTACCTTGATTGTGGGAATTTGCATCTAGGGTTTGCCCGTGTTAAGTGTGAAGATTGTAACAAGGAGTATCTATTGCCTTTTTCATGTAAACGGAGGGCGTTCTGTCCTTCATGTCATCAGAGAAGAGTAGTTGAATTTGGAGAGTTTTTATACACTGAGGTTTTAAAAGAAGTTTCCCACAGGCAGTGGGTCTTTAGTATACCCAAAAGACTTAGATGCTATTTTATGTATGACAGAAAGCTACTTGCAAAACTATCAAGATGTGCATGGAAAGTCTTATGTGATTATCTTAAAAGTTCATCTGGAGATAAAGATTCAGTTCCTGGTGTTGTTATAGCTGTACAAACATTTGGAGATTTTTTAAACTTTAATCCTCATTTACATGTAATTGCAACAGATGGTTGTTTTAAAGGGGACGGAGATTTTATAAAATCAGTATTACCTCAAGGAAAAGATATTGAGAAGGTTTTTCAGTCAGAAGTACTAAAGATGCTCAAAAAAGAGGGGAAAATTAATCAATTTATTATAGATAACATGCTTAGTTGGGAAAATACTGGATTTAATGTTTATTGTGGGGAGGCAATATACGCAGAGGAACAGGAGAGTATTGAAAAACTTGCTCAATATGTAGTTCGTGCTCCAATTTCTCAGGAAAGAATGTTTTACATACCACCAGAAGAAAGTTCAAATGAAGTTGGGAAAATTATTTACAAGGGTAAAAATAGCAGAGAAATTCAAGCTTTTGATGCTTTGGATTGGTTAGCACGATTGGTAACTCATATCCCAAATAAGGGAGAGCAATTTGTAAGATATTATGGTTATTATTCAAATAAGAGTAGAGGACAAAGGAAAAAAGCTGAGACAGATGATAAAGTACCTGCAATTGTAAGTAGTGATTTATCTAAAAAAGCTTTTCGTAAAAACTGGGCAAGACTTATTCAAAAGGTTTATAATGTTGATTCTCTAAAATGTAAATATTGCAATGGGAAAATGAGAATAATTTCGTTTGTAGAGGATGAAGAAACTATCGAGAAGATTTTGAAACATTTGAAGCTTTGGGGAATTCAGAATCATGATCCGCCTAATCATTTCAAAATACCACAACAATTTGAACATTTTATATTGGCCAATTCATTGCTAATTGGAAACAATGAAAAAAGTAATGAAAATATGGGCAAAAATAAAGACGGTAATTATGAAGAACACAATTCTAATAATGTTTTTCCTGATTATGAAACTTGTGATGAATTGCCAAAATATGAGGACTGGTTTTAA
- a CDS encoding polysaccharide biosynthesis protein: MKKANTYLFKKQILESKEITVTDSNMTRFMMTLSEAVDLTLEACVRAQGGEIFVLKMPVICLKDLVDVTIEEVSKKYNVNSEEIKIKEIGLRPGEKLYEELMTCEESKNAVELDRMFVIPSLYSNKFSGENEGAPLAKVQNYSSHNQIPLTKQELKELILKEEII; this comes from the coding sequence ATGAAAAAAGCAAATACCTATCTATTTAAAAAACAAATACTAGAAAGTAAAGAAATAACAGTAACCGATTCTAATATGACAAGGTTTATGATGACTCTTTCTGAGGCGGTAGACTTGACGTTGGAAGCATGTGTGAGGGCGCAGGGGGGAGAAATTTTCGTGTTAAAGATGCCTGTTATATGTCTTAAAGATCTGGTAGATGTTACCATTGAAGAGGTTTCCAAAAAATACAATGTAAATAGTGAGGAGATCAAAATTAAGGAGATTGGATTAAGACCTGGGGAAAAGCTTTATGAAGAGTTGATGACATGTGAGGAGTCAAAAAATGCTGTTGAGCTAGACAGAATGTTTGTTATACCTTCCCTTTATTCCAATAAATTCAGCGGAGAAAATGAAGGAGCTCCTTTAGCAAAGGTGCAGAATTATTCTTCTCATAACCAAATTCCTTTAACAAAGCAGGAATTAAAGGAACTTATATTGAAAGAAGAAATAATATAA
- a CDS encoding ketoacyl-ACP synthase III yields MNICIKDIAYYLPEKVLTNEELEKEYDKWDSEKIFNKIGIKCRHIASDNDTAVDLAEKASIQLFNRNPDLRNKIDFMMLCTQSPDYLIPTSACILQDRLGIPKTCGALDYNLGCSGFIYGLALSKGLIATGIANNVLLLTSETYTKHIHPKDMSTRTIFGDGAAAIWICKSSDGGSIDEFVLGSDGSGAQNLIIPSGGLKLSRSNETAREYVDENGNIRSKDNLYMNGSEVFSFTINVVPKLVEQTLIKNNLEMGDIDYFIFHQANKYMLDYLRKKINIPEEKFYLDMETTGNTVSSTIPIAVSQALNKGFIKKGSKLMLVGFGVGYSWGACVVSL; encoded by the coding sequence ATGAATATATGCATTAAGGATATTGCGTATTATTTGCCTGAAAAAGTGCTGACGAATGAAGAACTGGAAAAGGAATATGATAAGTGGGATTCGGAAAAAATATTTAATAAGATAGGTATAAAATGCAGACATATTGCATCTGACAATGATACTGCTGTAGATTTGGCTGAAAAGGCTTCAATACAGCTTTTTAATAGGAATCCTGATTTAAGAAATAAAATTGATTTTATGATGTTATGTACTCAGAGTCCGGATTATTTAATTCCTACATCTGCTTGTATTCTTCAGGATAGGCTTGGTATTCCAAAGACCTGTGGGGCACTAGATTATAATTTAGGATGTTCAGGCTTTATATATGGGTTAGCTTTGTCAAAAGGCTTAATTGCTACAGGAATTGCTAATAACGTTCTATTACTGACGTCTGAAACCTATACAAAACATATTCATCCAAAGGATATGAGTACAAGAACAATTTTTGGTGACGGTGCCGCAGCAATATGGATATGTAAAAGTTCAGATGGAGGTTCGATAGATGAGTTTGTACTTGGAAGTGATGGATCGGGTGCACAAAACTTGATTATACCTTCTGGAGGTTTAAAACTTAGTCGAAGTAATGAAACAGCCAGAGAGTATGTGGATGAAAATGGAAACATCCGTTCTAAAGATAATTTGTATATGAATGGATCTGAAGTATTTAGCTTTACAATAAACGTTGTTCCAAAGCTTGTTGAGCAAACACTAATAAAAAACAATTTGGAAATGGGTGATATAGATTATTTTATATTTCATCAGGCAAATAAATATATGCTGGATTATTTGAGGAAAAAAATTAACATACCGGAAGAAAAATTTTATTTGGATATGGAAACTACCGGAAACACAGTGTCTTCAACTATTCCTATTGCTGTTTCACAGGCATTAAATAAAGGTTTTATTAAAAAGGGTTCCAAATTGATGCTGGTTGGTTTTGGGGTGGGCTATTCGTGGGGAGCATGTGTTGTTAGCTTGTAG
- a CDS encoding phosphopantetheine-binding protein encodes MDKKEILKMILDNLEIEDDLGFDAELDKLEQWDSMAVIAFIAFADDKFNKSISVSNIKSCRTIGDLVDLLL; translated from the coding sequence ATGGATAAAAAAGAGATTTTGAAGATGATATTGGATAATTTAGAGATAGAAGATGATTTGGGGTTTGATGCTGAATTAGACAAGTTGGAACAGTGGGATTCAATGGCTGTAATCGCTTTTATTGCTTTTGCAGACGATAAATTTAATAAAAGTATTAGTGTTTCAAATATTAAAAGTTGTAGGACAATAGGAGATTTAGTTGATCTTCTTTTGTAG
- a CDS encoding SDR family NAD(P)-dependent oxidoreductase, with translation MPYDPIDIKGKRILVTGASSGIGRETSKLLSQLGALVVLVSRNEYNLENTKNMLDGTGHISVPFDLTNINGIVELVDGIVAKAGPMDGLVHCAGIDYTAPLKLTKYKNYSQLFDLNLFSFIELVKGFTKKDNYSKNGASIVAVSSVMGSIPAPGLTAYAASKAAMDNVVKTFALEFAPLNIRFNTVVAAYVNTEMFKRMSRMITEEQINVLMSKIPLGLGEPADIANPIVFLLSNAAKWITGTNMVVDGGYLLKK, from the coding sequence ATGCCATATGATCCAATAGACATTAAAGGTAAAAGAATATTGGTAACGGGTGCATCATCGGGTATTGGTAGAGAAACATCTAAGTTATTATCTCAATTAGGAGCACTTGTTGTTCTTGTATCCAGGAACGAGTATAATCTCGAAAATACAAAGAATATGTTGGATGGGACAGGACATATTTCTGTTCCATTTGATTTAACAAATATAAACGGAATAGTAGAATTAGTGGATGGCATTGTTGCAAAAGCAGGGCCAATGGATGGCCTTGTTCATTGTGCCGGTATTGATTATACGGCACCTTTGAAACTTACTAAATATAAAAATTACAGCCAACTCTTTGACTTAAACTTGTTCAGCTTTATTGAATTGGTTAAGGGTTTTACAAAGAAAGACAATTACTCGAAAAACGGTGCAAGTATTGTGGCTGTGTCTTCAGTAATGGGCTCCATTCCTGCTCCGGGATTAACTGCATATGCTGCAAGCAAGGCAGCTATGGATAATGTAGTAAAGACATTTGCACTGGAATTTGCACCTTTGAATATCAGGTTTAATACAGTAGTGGCAGCATACGTCAATACTGAGATGTTTAAAAGAATGAGTCGAATGATTACAGAAGAACAAATAAACGTACTTATGTCAAAAATACCTCTTGGTTTAGGAGAGCCAGCTGATATTGCAAATCCTATAGTATTTTTGCTATCTAATGCAGCAAAATGGATTACTGGTACGAATATGGTTGTGGATGGCGGTTATCTGTTGAAGAAATAA